In the Paramormyrops kingsleyae isolate MSU_618 chromosome 6, PKINGS_0.4, whole genome shotgun sequence genome, one interval contains:
- the wnt11 gene encoding protein Wnt-11: MKKTFGLSLHLLLLLLHLCSGIKWLALSRTPPTLHVNQTQHCKRLEGLVSSQVQLCRSNLELMHTIIQAAREVKKTCQKTFSDMRWNCSSIENGPNYLPDLERGTRESAFVYALSAAAISHTIARACTSGDLRLCSCGPIPGEIPEPGYRWGGCADNLHYGLVMGSKFSDAPMKMKKSGSHANKLMHLHNSEVGRQALRAAMELKCKCHGVSGSCSIRTCWRGLQDLKDIAMDLKTKYLSATKVVHRPMGTRKQLVPKDIDIRPVRENELVYLQSSPDFCTKNDKLGSIGTQDRQCNKTSNGSDSCDLMCCGRGYNPYTEKLVERCHCKYHWCCYVTCKKCERTVERYVCK; encoded by the exons GGCCCTGTCACGGACGCCCCCTACACTGCACGTGAACCAAACCCAACACTGCAAGAGGCTGGAGGGCCTGGTGTCCTCACAGGTGCAGCTCTGCCGGAGCAACCTGGAGCTCATGCACACCATCATCCAGGCAGCACGTGAAGTCAAAAAGACGTGCCAAAAGACCTTTTCCGATATGCGCTGGAACTGCTCCTCCATCGAGAACGGGCCCAACTACCTGCCGGACCTGGAGAGAG GCACGAGGGAGTCAGCGTTCGTGTACGCTCTGTCGGCCGCCGCCATCAGCCACACCATCGCACGGGCCTGCACGTCAGGGGACCTGCGGCTGTGCTCCTGCGGACCCATCCCGGGGGAGATCCCCGAGCCGGGTTACCGATGGGGCGGCTGTGCTGACAACCTGCACTACGGCCTGGTCATGGGCTCCAAGTTCTCGGACGCCCCCATGAAGATGAAGAAGTCCGGGTCTCACGCCAACAAGCTGATGCACCTGCACAACAGTGAAGTGGGCCGACAG GCTCTGCGAGCCGCCATGGAGTTGAAGTGCAAGTGCCATGGGGTATCAGGCTCTTGCTCCATCAGAACCTGCTGGAGAGGCCTGCAGGACCTGAAGGACATCGCCATGGACCTGAAGACGAAATACCTGTCGGCCACCAAGGTGGTGCATCGGCCCATGGGCACGCGCAAGCAGCTTGTCCCCAAGGACATTGACATCCGGCCAGTCAGGGAGAACGAGCTGGTTTACCTGCAGAGCTCGCCGGACTTCTGCACCAAGAATGACAAACTTGGCTCCATTGGCACTCAGGACAG GCAGTGTAACAAGACCTCCAACGGCAGCGACAGCTGCGACCTGATGTGCTGCGGCCGAGGCTACAACCCCTACACAGAGAAGCTGGTGGAGAGGTGCCACTGCAAGTACCACTGGTGCTGCTACGTGACGTGCAAGAAATGCGAGAGGACTGTGGAGAGATACGTGTGCAAGTGA